AGAAGTTCCGGCTCGTGGGAAGGGGGATCGGCCCCGCGACCCGCGCCCCGGTGCGCCGGGCGGTGGACACGATTTCGGTGGTCGACTGGTCCAGGACCCGATGGTCGTAGGCTTTCAGCCGGATCCGGATCTTTTCGTTCAGCATGGGTGAATTCGCCTCTCCCGCGTCGTCCCGCTCAAGCCTGAATCTCGGTGACGGTTCCAGCCCCCACCGTGCGCCCGCCTTCCCGGATCGCGAACCGCAGCCCCTTGTCCATCGCGATCGGGGTGATCAGCTCGATGCTCAGGCTCACGT
The genomic region above belongs to Candidatus Polarisedimenticolia bacterium and contains:
- the tuf gene encoding elongation factor Tu (EF-Tu; promotes GTP-dependent binding of aminoacyl-tRNA to the A-site of ribosomes during protein biosynthesis; when the tRNA anticodon matches the mRNA codon, GTP hydrolysis results; the inactive EF-Tu-GDP leaves the ribosome and release of GDP is promoted by elongation factor Ts; many prokaryotes have two copies of the gene encoding EF-Tu) → VSLSIELITPIAMDKGLRFAIREGGRTVGAGTVTEIQA